A genomic segment from Candidatus Polarisedimenticolaceae bacterium encodes:
- a CDS encoding serine/threonine-protein kinase, whose amino-acid sequence MSEERDSLVRLAALVSDRKPIDWDLAIASAPEPDERADVLRLRAVAEIVDAHALLRADEPPPGTPPGERPPASVPGTPFGRYRMIERLGQGGMAVVWRAEDTLLGRSVALKFLRPELEDSETARRRFLREARSASRLDHPGIGTVYDFGEQDGRPYLAMQLIEGGTVAARLAERGPLALREAVTLARDAAQALDHAHRRGVTHRDISARNLMLSRDGRVVVVDFGLAALDDGVSLTQTDAVVGTAAYMSPEVIQGEKADPRSDQFSLGVVVYEMLTGSRPFDADRIGTVLWRVVNEPMELPSSRRADIPAVLDRLLSGMLAKAPTDRYPSLGAVADELDDLLRTGSLPESRDETATLVPGSRPTSAPMRASSTRASRPAPSSKSRFLWIAVAGLGVLMVSAAIQAWMQRGTEPTAASSDVRFRSVAVLPLRNDSTAKSETEHLGEGLAQSLISKLTQVGGVEVTPWMTSRRFRDPADDPSRVAAELGVEALLVGHFRADAERLRGTITLIDGGTGRQVWADDFDEAAGDLFRVQNRIALAAATRLSGALTGTQVDRLTTPIGSNAEAYELYL is encoded by the coding sequence ATGAGCGAAGAAAGAGACTCGCTTGTCCGACTGGCCGCGCTGGTCTCCGACAGAAAGCCGATCGACTGGGACCTCGCGATCGCCTCGGCGCCGGAACCGGACGAGAGAGCGGATGTGTTGCGTCTCCGCGCCGTGGCCGAAATCGTCGATGCCCACGCCCTGCTGCGGGCGGACGAGCCGCCGCCCGGGACTCCACCCGGCGAGCGGCCCCCCGCGTCGGTGCCCGGAACCCCGTTCGGCAGATACCGGATGATCGAACGCCTCGGCCAGGGAGGGATGGCGGTCGTGTGGCGCGCCGAGGACACATTGCTCGGCCGTTCGGTCGCGTTGAAGTTCCTTCGGCCGGAGCTCGAGGACTCCGAGACCGCGAGGCGCAGGTTCCTTCGAGAAGCCCGCTCCGCGAGCCGCCTCGACCACCCGGGAATCGGGACCGTCTACGACTTCGGCGAGCAAGACGGCCGCCCCTACCTGGCGATGCAGCTGATCGAGGGTGGAACGGTGGCCGCGCGTCTCGCCGAACGTGGACCGCTGGCGCTCCGCGAAGCCGTTACCTTGGCGAGGGATGCTGCGCAGGCCCTCGACCACGCGCACCGTCGGGGCGTCACTCACCGCGACATCTCGGCTCGCAATCTGATGCTCTCTCGAGACGGTCGCGTCGTGGTCGTCGATTTCGGGTTGGCGGCACTCGACGACGGGGTCAGTCTCACGCAAACGGACGCCGTCGTGGGGACGGCCGCGTACATGTCTCCCGAGGTCATCCAGGGAGAGAAGGCCGACCCTCGAAGCGACCAGTTCTCGCTCGGCGTGGTCGTTTACGAGATGTTGACCGGTTCGCGCCCTTTCGACGCGGACCGGATCGGGACCGTGCTCTGGAGGGTCGTGAACGAGCCCATGGAGCTCCCGAGTTCGCGGAGGGCCGATATCCCTGCGGTGTTGGACCGCCTCCTCTCGGGCATGCTCGCCAAAGCGCCGACCGACCGGTACCCGTCCCTAGGTGCCGTCGCGGACGAGTTGGACGATTTGCTCCGAACCGGCAGTCTCCCGGAATCGCGCGATGAGACGGCCACGCTCGTTCCCGGCTCGCGTCCCACGTCCGCTCCCATGCGCGCCTCGTCGACACGGGCGTCCCGGCCCGCGCCGTCGTCGAAGTCTCGCTTCCTCTGGATCGCCGTGGCCGGGCTCGGAGTCCTCATGGTCTCCGCGGCGATCCAGGCTTGGATGCAACGTGGCACCGAACCGACCGCCGCGTCGTCGGACGTCCGTTTCCGCTCGGTCGCGGTCCTTCCGCTCCGGAATGACAGTACCGCGAAGTCGGAGACGGAACACCTCGGCGAAGGCCTCGCGCAGAGCCTCATCAGCAAGCTCACGCAAGTAGGGGGGGTCGAGGTCACGCCGTGGATGACCTCGCGGCGGTTTCGGGACCCGGCCGACGATCCGTCTCGCGTGGCCGCGGAGCTCGGCGTCGAAGCGCTGCTCGTCGGGCACTTCCGGGCGGACGCCGAGCGGCTCCGCGGGACCATCACGTTGATCGACGGCGGCACGGGACGCCAGGTCTGGGCGGACGACTTCGACGAGGCAGCCGGGGACTTGTTCCGGGTTCAGAACCGGATCGCCCTCGCCGCCGCCACTCGGCTCTCCGGAGCGTTGACCGGAACGCAGGTCGATCGTTTGACGACGCCGATCGGCAGCAACGCCGAGGCCTACGAGCTCTACCT
- a CDS encoding sigma-70 family RNA polymerase sigma factor, with protein MLRRSVAGDRGATEELTARIRPHLKRWASGRLPGWARDGVDTDDLVQDALARAVAEPGRLEVRPDFQSYLRQTILNSIRDHVRRAHRRPRADVDPELQSSSEASPLEALIGKERMTRFEAALQGLDPDDREAIVCRVEFGMTYRDIALALGRPTADAARMAVARALVRLSRRLEIDA; from the coding sequence TTGCTCCGACGGTCGGTCGCGGGAGACCGCGGAGCGACGGAGGAGCTGACCGCTCGGATCCGCCCGCACCTCAAGCGCTGGGCGAGCGGGCGGCTTCCGGGTTGGGCGCGGGACGGCGTCGACACCGACGACCTCGTACAGGACGCCCTCGCGCGTGCCGTCGCGGAGCCCGGCCGCCTCGAGGTCCGTCCCGACTTCCAGTCCTACCTACGGCAGACGATTCTCAACTCCATTCGGGACCACGTCCGCAGGGCGCATCGGCGTCCCCGCGCGGATGTGGACCCGGAGCTGCAATCGAGCTCCGAAGCGTCACCGCTCGAGGCCCTGATCGGCAAGGAGCGGATGACCCGGTTCGAGGCGGCTCTTCAAGGGCTCGATCCCGACGATCGCGAGGCCATCGTCTGCCGGGTCGAATTCGGCATGACATACAGGGACATCGCGCTCGCGCTCGGCCGGCCGACCGCGGATGCCGCACGCATGGCGGTGGCGAGGGCACTCGTGCGTCTTTCGCGACGGTTGGAGATCGACGCCTGA
- a CDS encoding pitrilysin family protein, translating into MRRSILLVAALQLLLPPVAAQAPAKPSLDIKTVSLANGLEIYVLERPASPTFAALYQFDVGGAVDPKGRSGIAHLLEHMMFKGTPTLGTTDFAKEKPLLDRINAAWMELQAETEREDDPFRPPDKEKVERLRKEIDALTAEQKKLVVKNEFDQVMTRAGSVGMNASTSWDQTNYYMQLPANRLELWFRMEADRILNPVFREFWSERDVVHEERRLRTENSPQGTANEALMSLLFPAHPYGTPVVGWPSDVAKLTHDDAMAYFRTYYSPTNCTMVLVGDVKTADVERLAKKYFGSWKRQTIPPKVVTREPDPRGERRRVVEFDAEPSLRMAWPTVRDGHPDSYALEVLGSVLGGLDSSRLDKTIVQKERLAASVGTGQASLAHGGWFSLSSTPKGETPIADLEKAIDREIKRIQDEPPDAAELDRAKIQVEVSRATSLKSNLGLAFQIADSVSLTGGIGYMDEYERRIRAVTAQDVQRVAKQYLAAGRRSVVEVRKTPGGAKAERGADTAHARGGEPARRGASQSKGFAEAMTMLTGAAPVTLKLPEIGKDVERVVLPSGVTVFIREDHSAPTVEMGMTWLGGSNAVPVERLAPYSLATQLLNQGGTESLTPEQLDERKEDLGMSFSLFAGSTECGGSFFSLSRNFDDAFGLAMEMLRKPRFDPGRLDTIRGQFIEGMKRRWDSPGSGAGTLQGWIFNASHPRLGYVPSRAEIEKVTAESVREVWERHFGRDNLYVAVVGDFDRKEMLGKIDRAFAGWRSAPVKDRVWITREPVVKPGAFLVEKEIPQPAIRLAHQIPVDRTAPLEDHAALEILNDILGGSGFRSRLMERLRSDEGLTYGVSSSIGHQSRPGIPGSFGVGYQTKAPSVARSVSIVLEEIDKIVAKPVSAEEIAEQMDAWRNRFVFRFTNDFSIVSRLLAAELDDRPYTWDRTFLDAVQKVTVEDVSRVAKRYLAPANLTVAVFGSFPEEDRKALGARFPLTVLPKETVFTGGYDAAPAPSPSKP; encoded by the coding sequence ATGCGCCGCTCCATCCTGCTCGTCGCCGCCCTCCAACTCCTCCTCCCGCCCGTCGCCGCCCAGGCGCCGGCGAAACCGTCGCTGGACATCAAGACGGTCTCCCTCGCCAACGGCCTCGAGATCTACGTCCTCGAGCGGCCGGCGTCGCCCACCTTCGCCGCTCTCTACCAGTTCGACGTCGGCGGCGCGGTGGACCCGAAGGGCAGGAGCGGGATCGCACACCTGCTCGAACACATGATGTTCAAGGGCACGCCGACGCTCGGCACGACGGACTTCGCGAAGGAGAAGCCCCTCCTCGACCGGATCAACGCGGCGTGGATGGAGCTTCAGGCCGAGACCGAGCGCGAGGACGATCCGTTCCGTCCCCCCGACAAGGAGAAGGTCGAGCGACTGCGCAAGGAGATCGACGCGCTCACGGCCGAGCAGAAGAAGCTCGTCGTCAAGAACGAGTTCGACCAGGTCATGACGCGCGCGGGCTCCGTCGGCATGAACGCGTCCACGTCGTGGGACCAGACCAACTACTACATGCAGCTCCCGGCGAATCGGCTCGAGTTGTGGTTCCGGATGGAGGCCGACCGGATCCTCAACCCCGTCTTCCGCGAGTTCTGGAGCGAGCGCGACGTCGTCCACGAGGAGCGGCGCCTGCGCACGGAGAACTCCCCGCAGGGAACCGCGAACGAGGCCTTGATGTCCCTGCTGTTCCCGGCCCACCCCTACGGGACGCCGGTGGTCGGCTGGCCGTCGGACGTCGCCAAGCTCACCCACGACGACGCGATGGCCTACTTCCGCACGTATTACTCGCCCACCAACTGCACGATGGTCCTCGTCGGCGACGTGAAGACGGCCGACGTCGAGCGGCTCGCCAAGAAGTACTTCGGTTCGTGGAAACGACAGACGATCCCGCCGAAGGTCGTGACCCGCGAGCCCGACCCGCGCGGCGAGCGCCGTCGCGTCGTCGAGTTCGACGCGGAGCCCTCCCTCCGGATGGCGTGGCCGACGGTCCGCGACGGCCACCCGGACAGCTACGCGCTCGAGGTGCTGGGCTCGGTTCTCGGGGGCCTCGACTCGTCGCGCCTCGACAAGACGATCGTCCAGAAAGAGCGTCTCGCCGCGTCGGTGGGAACCGGTCAGGCGAGCCTCGCGCACGGCGGCTGGTTCTCGCTCTCCTCGACGCCCAAGGGGGAGACCCCGATCGCGGACCTCGAGAAGGCGATCGACCGCGAGATCAAGCGGATCCAGGACGAACCTCCGGACGCGGCGGAGCTCGACCGGGCCAAGATCCAGGTCGAGGTGAGCCGTGCGACGTCCCTCAAGAGCAATCTCGGCCTCGCCTTCCAGATCGCCGACTCCGTGTCGCTCACCGGCGGCATCGGCTACATGGACGAATACGAGCGCCGCATCCGCGCCGTGACCGCGCAGGACGTGCAACGCGTCGCGAAGCAGTACCTCGCGGCGGGACGCCGCAGCGTCGTCGAGGTCCGCAAGACGCCGGGAGGGGCGAAGGCCGAGCGGGGCGCCGACACGGCGCACGCCCGCGGCGGAGAGCCCGCGCGACGCGGGGCGTCCCAGTCGAAGGGGTTCGCCGAGGCGATGACGATGCTGACCGGAGCGGCGCCGGTCACCCTCAAGCTCCCGGAGATCGGCAAGGACGTGGAGCGCGTCGTCCTCCCCTCGGGGGTCACGGTCTTCATCCGGGAGGACCATTCGGCGCCCACCGTCGAGATGGGGATGACGTGGCTGGGCGGCTCGAACGCGGTGCCGGTGGAGCGGCTCGCGCCGTATTCGCTCGCGACGCAGCTGCTGAACCAGGGCGGCACGGAGTCCCTCACCCCCGAGCAGCTCGACGAGCGCAAGGAAGACCTCGGGATGTCGTTCTCGCTCTTCGCCGGCTCGACGGAGTGCGGCGGCTCGTTCTTCTCCCTCTCGCGGAACTTCGACGACGCCTTCGGCCTCGCGATGGAGATGCTCCGGAAGCCGCGTTTCGATCCCGGACGGCTGGACACGATCCGGGGGCAGTTCATCGAGGGGATGAAGCGGCGTTGGGACTCGCCCGGCTCGGGCGCGGGGACGCTCCAGGGGTGGATCTTCAACGCGTCGCACCCGCGCCTGGGGTACGTGCCCTCCCGGGCCGAGATCGAGAAGGTGACGGCCGAGTCGGTCCGGGAGGTGTGGGAGAGGCACTTCGGACGCGACAACCTCTACGTCGCCGTCGTCGGGGACTTCGACAGGAAGGAGATGCTCGGGAAGATCGACCGGGCCTTCGCGGGCTGGCGCAGCGCTCCCGTGAAGGACCGCGTGTGGATCACGCGCGAGCCGGTCGTGAAGCCCGGGGCGTTCCTGGTGGAGAAGGAGATCCCCCAGCCGGCGATCCGCCTCGCCCACCAGATCCCCGTCGATCGCACGGCGCCCCTCGAGGACCACGCGGCGCTCGAGATCCTCAACGACATCCTCGGCGGGAGCGGCTTCCGGTCGCGCCTGATGGAGCGGCTGCGCTCCGACGAGGGGCTCACCTACGGCGTGTCGTCGTCGATCGGGCACCAGTCGCGGCCGGGGATCCCGGGCTCGTTCGGCGTCGGGTACCAGACCAAGGCACCCTCGGTCGCCCGATCGGTCTCGATCGTGCTCGAGGAGATCGACAAGATCGTGGCCAAGCCGGTCTCCGCGGAGGAGATCGCCGAGCAGATGGACGCGTGGCGCAACCGGTTCGTGTTCCGGTTCACGAACGACTTCTCGATCGTCAGCCGCCTGCTCGCCGCCGAGCTCGACGACCGGCCGTACACCTGGGACCGGACCTTCCTCGACGCCGTGCAGAAGGTGACGGTCGAGGACGTCTCCCGCGTGGCGAAGCGGTACCTCGCTCCCGCGAACCTCACGGTCGCGGTCTTCGGGTCGTTCCCCGAGGAGGACCGGAAGGCCCTCGGAGCGCGTTTCCCGCTGACCGTCCTCCCGAAGGAGACCGTCTTCACCGGCGGGTACGACGCGGCCCCCGCGCCTTCGCCTTCGAAGCCGTGA
- the arfB gene encoding alternative ribosome rescue aminoacyl-tRNA hydrolase ArfB encodes MIDVPGGPSIPEEEIDFAVSRAGGPGGQHVNTTATRVELRFDVAGSPSLDPAQRARILDRLRTRISREGILRVVASRERSQRANRDAAIARFVELLAGALAREAPRVPTRVSRSAKARRVDAKKREGAKKRLRASKGED; translated from the coding sequence GTGATCGACGTCCCGGGGGGCCCCTCGATCCCGGAGGAGGAGATCGACTTCGCCGTCAGCCGGGCCGGGGGGCCCGGGGGCCAGCACGTGAACACCACGGCGACCCGCGTCGAGTTGCGCTTCGACGTCGCGGGATCGCCGAGCCTCGACCCCGCGCAGCGCGCGCGGATCCTCGATCGGCTGCGCACGCGGATCAGCCGCGAGGGGATCCTGCGGGTCGTCGCATCCAGGGAGCGCAGCCAGCGCGCCAACCGCGACGCGGCGATCGCCCGCTTCGTGGAGCTGCTGGCGGGGGCGCTCGCGCGGGAGGCGCCCCGCGTGCCGACGCGGGTCTCCCGGTCGGCGAAGGCGCGGCGCGTGGACGCGAAAAAGCGGGAGGGTGCGAAGAAACGGCTCCGCGCGTCCAAGGGCGAGGACTAG
- a CDS encoding aminotransferase class V-fold PLP-dependent enzyme, with product MTILDRRTFLAGSGIALATAAAAPRTFASVATQPNAWADVRASFRLRRDLIHLSSFFLVSHPKPVRDAVERYRDMLDADPFETVERHCFGKPEENLALRVKRAAASYLGGRPEEVALTQSTTAGLALVYLGLPLGPGQEILTTTHDHYVHHEASRLAAARAGATVRRVPLFDRFEELPAVTEQAIVARLREAIRPATRVLGITWVHSQSGLKLPLAAIAAAVREVNAGRPERERVRVVVDGVHGFGVEDVAVAGTGIDVFVSGTHKWIFGPRGTGLVWARAEVWAEMAPTIPTFDGLAPYEAWEKGEPPAGPPRADWFTPGGFHAFEHAWAVEAAFAFHASIGRARIAERIHALNARIKDGLSRNRRVRLWTPRSPDLSAGLVGFDVEGMATGAVVEGLLRRRVVASGSPYPRSVVRLAAGIMNTEEEIDLAVKAVAELSA from the coding sequence ATGACCATCCTCGACCGCCGCACCTTCCTGGCGGGGAGCGGGATCGCGCTCGCGACCGCAGCCGCCGCCCCCCGCACCTTCGCTTCCGTCGCGACGCAGCCGAACGCGTGGGCGGACGTCCGTGCCTCGTTCCGCCTGAGGCGCGACCTCATCCACCTCTCGTCCTTCTTCCTCGTGTCCCATCCGAAACCGGTCCGCGACGCCGTCGAGCGGTACCGCGACATGCTCGACGCCGACCCCTTCGAGACGGTCGAGCGGCATTGCTTCGGGAAGCCGGAGGAGAACCTCGCCCTGAGGGTGAAGCGCGCGGCGGCCTCGTACCTGGGTGGCCGTCCGGAGGAGGTGGCGCTCACCCAGAGCACGACGGCGGGGCTCGCGCTCGTCTACCTCGGTCTTCCGCTCGGCCCCGGGCAGGAGATCCTGACGACGACCCACGACCACTACGTCCACCACGAAGCCTCGAGGCTCGCGGCGGCGCGCGCGGGGGCGACGGTGCGCCGGGTCCCCCTCTTCGATCGATTCGAGGAGCTCCCCGCCGTCACCGAGCAGGCGATCGTCGCGCGGCTGCGGGAGGCGATCCGTCCGGCGACGCGCGTGCTGGGGATCACCTGGGTCCATTCGCAAAGCGGGCTCAAGCTCCCGCTCGCGGCGATCGCGGCGGCGGTTCGGGAGGTCAATGCCGGACGTCCCGAGCGCGAGCGCGTGCGCGTCGTCGTGGACGGCGTCCACGGCTTCGGCGTCGAGGACGTCGCGGTCGCGGGGACCGGCATCGACGTCTTCGTCTCCGGGACCCACAAGTGGATCTTCGGCCCCCGCGGAACGGGCCTCGTCTGGGCGCGGGCGGAGGTCTGGGCGGAGATGGCCCCGACCATTCCCACCTTCGACGGCCTGGCGCCGTACGAGGCATGGGAGAAGGGGGAGCCGCCCGCCGGGCCGCCGCGCGCCGACTGGTTCACCCCGGGCGGATTCCACGCGTTCGAGCACGCGTGGGCGGTCGAGGCGGCGTTCGCGTTTCACGCCTCGATCGGCAGGGCGCGGATCGCCGAGCGGATCCACGCGCTGAACGCGAGGATCAAGGACGGCCTCTCGCGCAACCGTCGGGTCAGGCTGTGGACGCCGAGGTCGCCGGACCTCTCCGCCGGCCTCGTCGGGTTCGACGTCGAGGGGATGGCGACCGGCGCGGTCGTCGAGGGGCTGCTGCGCAGGCGCGTCGTCGCCAGCGGCAGCCCCTATCCGCGATCGGTCGTGCGGCTGGCGGCCGGGATCATGAACACCGAGGAGGAGATCGACCTCGCGGTGAAAGCGGTCGCCGAGCTTTCCGCCTAG